One Benincasa hispida cultivar B227 chromosome 5, ASM972705v1, whole genome shotgun sequence genomic window carries:
- the LOC120078281 gene encoding uncharacterized protein LOC120078281, producing MHALFGSFRVVSESNFECKESLPEVHANAAETLCVIARNAPSALAAKLSSPSFVARIFDHALEDSHSKSGLVHSLSVCISLLDPKRSSTYSPLFHSFRNQHMYECPVPIDPEIVGAMLSKHG from the exons ATGCACGCATTGTTTGGATCGTTTCGAGTTGTTTCTGAGAGTAATTTTGAATGCAAAGAG AGTTTGCCTGAGGTTCATGCAAATGCGGCAGAAACATTATGTGTTATAGCCCGTAATGCCCCATCTGCTCTTGCTGCCAAACTTTCTAGCCCCAG TTTTGTTGCAAGGATATTTGATCATGCTTTGGAAGATTCACATTCAAAGTCTGGCCTTGTGCATTCACTTTCTGTATGCATTTCTTTGTTGGATCCAAAGAGATCATCAACATATTCTCCTTTGTTTCACTCTTTCCGAAATCAACATATGTATGAATGTCCAGTTCCTATTGATCCAGAGATTGTTGGTGCAATGCTCTCTAAACATGGTTAA
- the LOC120078035 gene encoding LOW QUALITY PROTEIN: probable E3 ubiquitin-protein ligase BAH1-like (The sequence of the model RefSeq protein was modified relative to this genomic sequence to represent the inferred CDS: deleted 2 bases in 1 codon; substituted 1 base at 1 genomic stop codon) produces MNVNGNLALVRLLIHLCDQLFFLELMREASDIAGCFSTRVRHLLHLHVAGGIERYMTRLVHCFCNPLGLLNWVLCLNFKGADGGDYPSGFSTHFSVDVDVAPTMTLMLPDSIKLDYDLTCPICLETLFDPYALGCGHLFCKSCVCLTASVMICDGPKAARXESKCPVCREVRV; encoded by the exons ATGAATGTGAATGGAAATCTTGCCCTTGTAAGATTGTTAATACATC TGTGTGATCAGTTGTTCTTTTTGGAGTTGATGAGGGAAGCCTCGGATATTGCGGGGTGTTTCAGTACAAGAGTTagacatcttcttcatcttcatgttGCTGGTGGAATTGAGAGATACATGACGCGATTGGTTCATTGCTTTTGCAATCCCCTCGGCTTATTGAATTGGGTgcttt gtttgaattttaaaggAGCCGATGGTGGAGATTATCCTTCAGGATTCTCCACTCATTTTTCTGTTGATGTCGATGTGGCACCGACAATGACATTGATGCTTCCAGATTCTATAAAGTTGGATTATGATCTTACTTGCCCTATATGCTTG GAAACATTATTTGATCCATATGCTTTGGGTTGTGGGCATCTCTTCTGTAAATCATGTGTTTGTTTAACTGCTTCAGTGATGATTTGTGATGGACCGAAGGCTGCCCGCTAGGAGTCTAAATGCCCGGTTTGTAGAGAGGTTCGTGTTTAG